A genomic window from Silene latifolia isolate original U9 population chromosome Y, ASM4854445v1, whole genome shotgun sequence includes:
- the LOC141627503 gene encoding uncharacterized protein LOC141627503 → MPGLSPKIAVHRLAIKKGTNPKKQPQRRLVELVHEIEKEVNKLIEAGFIREVKYSTWIANIVLVRKKNGQLRICVDFRDLNDACPKDDFPLPVTELMIDATTGHEALSFMDCFVVRHRGIEIDQTKIKVINEMPEPKTLKELRGLQGRLAYIRSIKKYLASAPVLGAPIPRRPLVLYIAAQERSLGAMCAQEIEDRKERSLYYLSRTLVGAELNYAPIEKICLALVFAIQKLRHYMQAHTIHVVSKADPIKYILSRPVLSGRLAKWAMLLKRYDLVFVPQKVMKGQAIATSLRSSDAPVEWEISDDLPGEEIFYVDVLPPWQMNFDGAARQDGAGAGVVFVTPQNHLMPYAFTLTQLCTNNMAEYQALILGLQTAFEIGIRDMDIYGDSELVVNQVLGEYEVKKEDLIPYHQRALQLLNQLDDIHVGHVPRSANKLGGRRLLILRPLWHSKGERVYASPTCKSLGGSLLEGEENVDTTNMICVYTADEDDWRQPIIDFLDHQKLPDDPRHKVEIRRRAPKFIHYKGTLYRRSFSGQ, encoded by the exons ATGCCTGGACTCAGCCCAAAAATTGCAGTTCATCGTCTAGCAATCAAGAAAGGCACCAATCCCAAAAAGCAACCTCAACGTCGTTTGGTGGAGCTTGTACACGAAATTGAAAAGGAAGTCAACAAACTCATTGAAGCAGGTTTCATTCGAGAAGTCAAATATTCTACCTGGATAGCAAACATTGTCCTAGTCAGAAAGAAGAATGGACAACTGCGCATATGTGTCGACTTCAGAGACCTTAATGATGCATGCccaaaggatgacttccctttacCAGTTACAGAGTTGATGATTGACGCAACCACCGGTCATGAAGCCCTCTCATTCATGGATT GTTTTGTGGTTAGGCatagaggcattgaaattgaccaaacaaaaatcaaagttatCAACGAAATGCCGGAACCAAAGACATTGAAAGAGTTGCGCGGATTGCAAGGACGTTTGGCATACATCCGAAG CATCAAGAAGTACTTGGCCAGCGCGCCAGTGCTGGGGGCACCAATTCCAAGAAGGCCACTTGTCCTCTACATTGCAGCACAAGAACGCTCACTGGGGGCAATGTgtgctcaagaaattgaagaccgcAAGGAGAGATCACTCTATTACCTGAGTCGTACCTTGGTTGGAGCTGAGTTGAATTACGCGCCTATAGAGAAGATATGTCTTGCTTTGGTGTTTGCCATCCAGAAGTTGAGGCACTACATGCAGGCGCATACCATACATGTGGTCTCAAAAGCTgatccaatcaagtacatactctcaagACCAGTCTTGTCTGGAAGACTTGCGAAATGGGCAATGTTGCTTAAGCGGTATGACTTGGTGTTCGTGCCTCAAAAGGTCATGAAAGGTCAAGCTATCGCGACTTCTTTGCGATCATCTGATGCCCCGGTAGAGTGGGAAATTTCAGATGACCTCCCAGGAGAAGAAATTTTCTACGTGGACGTTCTGCCTCCATGGCAGATGAACTTTGATGGTGCTGCAAGGCAAGATGGAGCTGGAGCTGGAGTTGTGTttgtaactccacaaaatcatctcATGCCATATGCCTTTACACTTACTCAATTGTGCACGAATAATATGGCAGAATACCAAGCTCTTATACTCGGCCTTCAAACGGCGTTTGAAATAGGCATCAGGGATATGGACATCTACGGAGACTCAGAGTTAGTGGTCAACCAAGTCCTTGGTGAATATGAAGTAaaaaaggaagacttgattccCTACCATCAACGGGCATTACAACTGCTGAATCAACTTGACGACATCCATGTTGGTCATGTACcaaggagtgccaataagttggGTGGCCGACGCTTGCTAATCTTGCGACCACTTTGGCACTCAAAGGGCGAAAGAGTCTATGCAAGTCCCACCTGCAAATCGCTGGGCGGATCTTTGCTTGAAGGAGAAGAAAATGTAGACACAACCAACATGATATGCGTCTACACAGCTGATGAAGATGATTGGCGTCAACCTATCATTGATTTCTTGGACCACCAAAAATTACCTGATGATCCCAGACACAAGGTGGAGATACGTCGACGTGCTCCAAAGTTTATTCACTATAAAGGGACGCTCTACAGACGTTCTTTCTCAGGCCAATGA